A part of Girardinichthys multiradiatus isolate DD_20200921_A unplaced genomic scaffold, DD_fGirMul_XY1 scaffold_31, whole genome shotgun sequence genomic DNA contains:
- the LOC124865166 gene encoding NLR family CARD domain-containing protein 3-like, whose product MLETREGGELPNTLTEMFIHFLVVQTKVKKVKYDGGSETDPLCEQPQCTQECSQIFREERGLYQDKVFCFVHLSVQEFLAALHVHRTFIKDGVNLMEDQKNISSLSKHIFSWLKLFYEPNLTSLHQSAVDEALQSPNGHLDLFLRFLLGLSVENNQTLLQGLLTKTGSSSQTNEGTVQYIKEKINENLSAEKSINLFHCLNELNDRSLVQEIQQSLSSGSLSTDKLSPAQWSALVFILLSSGEDLDVFDLEKYSASEEALLRLLPVVKASNKVL is encoded by the exons ATGTTGGAGACCAGAGAGGGAGGAGAGCTGCCCAATACCCTGACTGAAATGTTCATCCACTTCCTGGTGGTTCAGACCAAAGTGAAGAAGGTCAAGTATGATGGAGGATCTGAGACAGATCCACTCTGTG AGCAGCCTCAGTGTACTCAGGAGTGTTCACAGATCTTTAGAGAGGAGAGAGGGCTGTACCAGGACAAGGTGTTCTGCTTCGTCCATCTGAGTGTTCAGGAGTTTCTGGCTGCTCTTCATGTCCATCGGACCTTCATCAAGGATGGAGTTAATCTGATGGAAGACcagaaaaatatttcttctttgtctaaacacattttctcttggttgaaattattttatgagCCAAATCTAACAAGTCTCCATCAGAGTGCTGTGGACGAGGCCTTACAGAGTCCAAATGGACACCTGGACTTGTTCCTCCGCTTCCTCCTGGGTCTTTCAGTGGAGAACAATCAGACTCTCCTGCAAGGTCTGCTGACAAAGACAGGAAGTAGCTCACAGACCAATGAGGGAACAGTTCAGTACATCAAGGAGAAGATCAATGAGAACCTGTCTGCAGAGAAAAGCATCAACCTGTTCCACtgtctgaatgaactgaatgatCGTTCTCTGGTCCAGGAGATCCAACAGTCTCTGAGTTCAGGAAGTCTCTCCACAGATAAACTGTCTCCTGCTCAGTGGTCAGCTCTGGTCTTCATCTTACTGTCATCAGGAGAAGATCTGGATGTGTTTGACTTGGAGAAATACTCTGCTTCAGAGGAGGCTCTTCTCAGGCTGCTGCCAGTGGTCAAAGCTTCAAACAAAGTTCTGTAA